One genomic region from Leptospira tipperaryensis encodes:
- a CDS encoding glutathione S-transferase family protein, protein MADLQLVIGDKKFSSWSLRPWILLKEIKVPFTEISLVLNTPEFFEKIKLYSNANKVPVLIDGDINVWDTLSIVEYIAESFPEKNLWPKDKAARAFARSIVAEMHSGFSDLRKNLSMNLAEKLHGRTFPEEAWKDIRRIESIWKECLTTYKGPFLFGKQFGIADAFYAPVVGRFLTYGIDLDPAAKSYIATISSLYSYKEWMDGVLK, encoded by the coding sequence ATGGCAGATCTTCAACTCGTTATCGGCGATAAAAAATTCTCCTCTTGGTCTTTGCGTCCTTGGATTTTATTAAAAGAAATCAAAGTTCCTTTTACTGAAATTTCACTCGTTCTAAACACGCCCGAGTTTTTTGAAAAAATCAAACTCTACTCAAATGCAAACAAGGTTCCCGTTCTCATCGACGGAGATATCAATGTTTGGGACACGTTAAGCATCGTTGAATACATCGCCGAAAGTTTTCCTGAAAAAAATCTTTGGCCGAAAGATAAGGCCGCGAGAGCCTTTGCAAGATCGATCGTCGCGGAGATGCATTCGGGTTTTAGCGATCTTAGAAAAAATCTTTCGATGAACCTCGCCGAAAAATTACACGGAAGAACCTTTCCGGAAGAAGCCTGGAAAGACATTCGAAGAATCGAATCCATCTGGAAAGAATGTCTCACTACTTATAAAGGACCGTTTCTTTTTGGAAAACAATTCGGAATCGCAGATGCGTTTTACGCGCCGGTCGTGGGACGTTTTCTTACCTACGGAATCGATCTCGACCCTGCTGCAAAATCGTATATCGCGACGATTAGCAGCCTCTATTCTTATAAAGAATGGATGGACGGAGTTTTGAAATAG
- a CDS encoding AraC family transcriptional regulator, protein MAYEAESVVRSSLDFIEKNLASNLTLEKVSESVFVSHWYFQRLFRFVTGYSVKEYIRQRRLSEAGKEILFSKKNILDIALDHGYESPESFLRAFRKLYQITPSEARKSGRPLSFLPKFELTPRPLEIREEVAKVRRKDVLVMEWNILGVPGQTTMKGGQNFTDITNAWDRFVSEKIWNSIQNRKDEYSIFGIYSDWEENYEFPFLIGCDVMKNSSNDSIQDSKQKNSESKHSPFQLLNIPPARYVVFEVFGNGPEPAIEAWKQIYLKWLPESGLQLNGPDVLDRKFLTSENRLDNRMEIFLPVKD, encoded by the coding sequence ATGGCATACGAAGCCGAGTCCGTAGTCAGAAGTTCTCTGGATTTTATAGAAAAAAATCTCGCTTCCAATCTGACTTTGGAAAAGGTTTCTGAATCTGTCTTTGTATCTCATTGGTATTTTCAAAGATTGTTTCGATTTGTTACCGGCTATTCGGTAAAAGAATACATTCGTCAACGTCGTCTTTCCGAAGCTGGAAAAGAAATCTTGTTTTCGAAAAAGAATATTCTGGATATCGCTTTGGATCACGGATACGAATCCCCCGAATCCTTTTTGAGAGCCTTTCGAAAACTCTATCAGATCACCCCTTCGGAAGCGAGGAAATCGGGAAGACCGCTCTCCTTTCTTCCTAAATTCGAACTTACTCCAAGACCTCTGGAAATCCGAGAAGAAGTCGCCAAGGTTCGCCGCAAAGACGTCCTCGTTATGGAATGGAATATACTCGGCGTTCCCGGTCAAACTACGATGAAAGGCGGTCAGAACTTTACCGATATCACAAACGCCTGGGATCGTTTTGTTTCCGAAAAAATCTGGAATTCGATTCAAAACAGAAAAGACGAATATTCTATTTTTGGAATATATTCGGATTGGGAAGAGAATTACGAATTTCCGTTTTTAATCGGATGCGACGTGATGAAAAATTCTTCAAACGATTCAATCCAGGACTCAAAACAAAAAAACTCCGAATCAAAACATTCTCCATTTCAACTTTTGAATATTCCACCCGCGAGATACGTCGTTTTTGAAGTTTTCGGAAACGGTCCGGAGCCGGCGATCGAGGCCTGGAAACAAATCTATCTTAAATGGCTCCCGGAATCGGGGCTCCAACTCAATGGTCCGGATGTTCTCGATCGTAAATTTTTAACCAGCGAGAACCGCCTGGACAATAGAATGGAAATTTTCCTGCCCGTAAAAGACTAA
- a CDS encoding ATP-binding response regulator has protein sequence MINTIDIRQNQIKQFSPEQPIALRDPILILEDAEEIRNLLLQVCKILGIAAEGYPNGKQALEAARKNRYAAFIVDLETPFIKGQDFIREIKSFIEDPIILVQTGNNQPDTIIEVMKLGVLDYLIKPVDIQVFGHCMKRIVEYTKKKAIEKVFQEETETRLRAQLDWILYKQSWLSDLDKTVDISKVTLNNIKQTFLSGGGFGAIVSLIEILETSATFEGENCILPKEITDLLFQNNQTVHDTLKCLEKSMSILNRDITNQRETISLSDLFDLIRNTIENANQKMDNFLTEKSLEISFHKSLHSNTIQIEVDKTSIQLILEELIVNAVKYSRKDTKILIYDKIQNGMLNLFFKNEFDLKSIPGVPRDKEILVKQPFYRLTGFIYESLPLETFFSGLGLTIVDFVARKHSGTFQISNILDHSVSEIPVETVLASLSLPLKY, from the coding sequence ATGATAAACACAATCGACATTCGCCAAAATCAAATCAAACAATTCTCTCCGGAACAACCGATTGCACTGAGAGACCCGATTCTTATCTTAGAAGATGCGGAAGAAATCAGAAATCTATTACTCCAGGTCTGCAAAATTTTAGGAATCGCCGCGGAAGGTTATCCAAACGGAAAACAAGCCTTAGAGGCCGCTCGAAAAAACCGCTACGCGGCGTTTATCGTAGATCTCGAAACTCCATTTATCAAAGGACAGGATTTCATTAGGGAAATTAAAAGTTTCATAGAAGACCCGATCATTCTAGTTCAAACCGGAAACAACCAACCGGATACTATCATCGAAGTAATGAAATTGGGAGTTTTGGATTATTTGATCAAACCCGTGGACATTCAAGTTTTCGGACATTGTATGAAACGGATCGTAGAATATACAAAAAAAAAAGCGATAGAGAAAGTCTTTCAGGAAGAAACTGAAACGAGACTGAGAGCGCAGTTGGACTGGATTTTATACAAACAATCCTGGCTGTCAGATCTTGATAAAACGGTCGATATCAGCAAAGTAACCCTCAATAATATCAAACAAACTTTTTTGAGCGGAGGAGGTTTCGGCGCCATCGTAAGCTTGATCGAAATCCTGGAAACTTCCGCAACGTTCGAAGGAGAAAATTGCATTTTACCAAAGGAGATTACCGATCTTCTTTTTCAAAACAATCAAACGGTCCACGATACTCTCAAGTGTTTGGAAAAAAGTATGAGCATTCTCAATCGAGATATCACGAACCAAAGAGAGACGATAAGCCTTTCCGATCTTTTCGACTTGATCCGGAATACGATCGAAAATGCAAATCAAAAGATGGATAACTTTTTAACTGAAAAGTCCTTAGAAATTTCGTTTCATAAATCCTTACATTCCAATACAATCCAAATCGAAGTGGATAAAACTTCGATTCAATTGATTTTAGAAGAATTGATCGTAAACGCGGTCAAGTATTCGCGTAAAGATACGAAAATTCTTATCTACGATAAAATTCAAAACGGAATGTTAAACCTCTTTTTCAAAAACGAATTCGATCTGAAATCGATTCCAGGGGTTCCTAGAGATAAGGAAATTTTGGTAAAACAGCCCTTCTATCGTCTGACCGGTTTTATCTACGAGAGCCTTCCTCTGGAAACTTTTTTCTCTGGACTCGGTTTGACGATCGTCGACTTTGTGGCGCGAAAACATTCAGGAACATTCCAAATATCTAATATTTTAGATCATTCTGTTTCAGAGATCCCGGTTGAAACCGTTTTGGCTTCTTTATCGCTTCCTCTAAAATACTAA
- a CDS encoding PAS domain S-box protein, translated as MSIVENQNQIKSEDLSSILTSYFYQYPHAMFITDREGKIEFTNPVFERLSGYQRNELIGKNPRFFQSGNHDSEFYENFWRTILAGKEYEGNFLNKNGMGETISWKERITPLRDEKGNISNFLCKVDLPQDKLASVTVNPSSDSGVSSTKIKESLFPKLQKEYGLTYQEAKICELLVAGQTRESLVKQLGVHSGTLKNHLKAIYRKTIERDLAEPGQGRDKLQRLTVFLIRLC; from the coding sequence ATGTCAATCGTGGAAAATCAGAACCAAATCAAGAGCGAAGATTTGTCATCAATCTTAACTTCTTATTTCTATCAGTATCCGCACGCGATGTTTATCACAGACAGAGAGGGAAAGATAGAATTTACCAATCCCGTATTTGAAAGACTGTCCGGATATCAACGAAACGAATTGATCGGCAAGAATCCTAGATTCTTTCAATCAGGGAATCACGATTCTGAATTTTATGAAAATTTCTGGAGAACGATTCTGGCCGGAAAAGAATACGAAGGGAATTTTTTAAATAAAAACGGAATGGGAGAAACAATTTCTTGGAAGGAAAGAATCACCCCACTCCGGGATGAAAAAGGCAATATCTCGAATTTTCTTTGTAAGGTGGATCTTCCACAAGATAAACTCGCTTCCGTCACCGTTAATCCATCTTCGGATTCGGGAGTTTCTTCCACAAAGATCAAAGAATCCCTTTTTCCAAAACTTCAAAAAGAATACGGCCTTACTTATCAAGAAGCGAAAATCTGCGAACTTCTCGTAGCCGGACAAACTAGAGAAAGTCTGGTGAAACAGCTCGGCGTTCACTCCGGAACTTTGAAGAATCATCTAAAAGCGATCTACCGAAAAACGATCGAAAGAGATCTCGCAGAGCCCGGGCAGGGAAGAGATAAACTACAAAGATTAACCGTATTTTTGATTCGTCTTTGTTGA
- a CDS encoding PAS domain-containing sensor histidine kinase, translating to MKEKLDLKSAAFSFLENSSMLVCFASEKGEVLYLNQSGLNMLGLSGEEAVKKTILDLHPKRYREKILSEVLPFAFEKGEWNGDLLLSSPNGSILVQETIRIEKAEDGEIESIVLIAEDVLKAQANSKSYRSGEILYSTLLSAVEEGILFVDSTGTILRTNQSLEKMLGVKTESIVGHSYHSSAWRTIYPDGRVTHMEESPIYYTLSTGLPVRREVLGFVKSDLQVLWAHVTTVPLFDPEADRMMGVVVTISDITKEKENEDRLKQLSMVASQTGDAVLITDLDGKILFVNPAFEIVTGYLSEEAIGQFPSLLKSGVHSPEFYREMWDVISKGETFRATITNRKKEGALFYCEQTINPLRDAKGRILYYVSLLRDVTEKMESFEKLRLSEENYRILFENSIEGIFSSSYDGKFIQVNPAMSKITGYSKEELLSLDLQKDLYVHGDQRSFFLNMILQNSKIEGEIVQLKKKDGSTIYVEVFAVAHFDSNGNMKQIDGRMIDISPKIAAEEERNFYEKKLRQSQKLEALGTLISSVAHEINNPLMCILGYSQILSLEMTDPAHIKFAGIITEEAKRLSSVVVNLLDFSRKESDSFKKYDIARVVESAVSLLDNVFEKNYILVETEFELDLPLVEMREQLIRQVLINLLVNSKDALNTKYPERNLHKRIIIRLEACVSESEPYVKLTLEDSGQGIPSEILKQIYDPFFTTKREQGGTGLGIPISQGIIKEHNGFFTIQSVYKRYTICTILLPVTQR from the coding sequence GTGAAGGAAAAATTGGATCTTAAGTCGGCGGCTTTCTCTTTTCTCGAGAATAGCTCGATGCTCGTTTGTTTCGCCTCCGAAAAGGGAGAGGTGCTCTACTTAAATCAATCGGGATTGAATATGCTCGGCCTTTCCGGAGAAGAGGCGGTGAAAAAAACGATTTTGGATCTGCATCCGAAAAGGTATCGGGAAAAAATACTTTCGGAAGTTCTTCCGTTTGCCTTTGAAAAGGGAGAATGGAACGGAGATCTTTTGCTTTCTTCGCCTAACGGGAGTATATTGGTCCAAGAGACGATTCGTATCGAAAAAGCCGAAGACGGAGAAATCGAATCCATCGTTTTGATCGCCGAAGACGTTCTAAAGGCGCAAGCCAATTCTAAAAGTTATAGATCCGGAGAGATTCTTTATTCCACTCTTTTATCCGCAGTAGAAGAAGGGATTTTATTCGTGGATAGCACCGGAACGATCCTGAGAACCAATCAGAGTTTGGAAAAAATGCTCGGGGTAAAAACGGAATCCATCGTCGGTCACTCCTATCATAGTTCCGCTTGGCGAACGATCTATCCGGACGGACGCGTTACACACATGGAAGAATCTCCGATATACTATACTTTGAGCACGGGGCTCCCGGTTCGAAGAGAAGTTTTAGGATTTGTAAAATCGGATCTGCAAGTTCTTTGGGCGCACGTTACTACGGTTCCCCTATTTGATCCGGAGGCGGATCGAATGATGGGAGTTGTCGTGACGATTTCCGATATCACAAAGGAAAAAGAAAACGAGGATCGATTGAAACAACTGTCCATGGTCGCTTCGCAAACGGGAGACGCCGTTTTGATAACCGATCTGGACGGAAAAATTCTTTTTGTAAATCCCGCCTTTGAAATCGTTACCGGTTATCTTTCCGAGGAAGCGATCGGTCAATTTCCCTCTTTGCTCAAATCGGGAGTTCATTCTCCTGAATTTTATCGGGAGATGTGGGATGTAATTTCCAAGGGAGAAACTTTTCGGGCCACGATCACGAATCGAAAAAAGGAAGGGGCTCTCTTTTATTGCGAACAAACGATCAATCCGTTACGGGACGCAAAGGGAAGAATTCTCTATTACGTTTCTCTCCTTAGAGATGTGACCGAAAAAATGGAATCCTTTGAAAAATTAAGACTGAGCGAGGAGAACTATCGGATTCTTTTCGAAAATTCGATCGAGGGAATTTTTTCAAGCTCCTATGACGGAAAATTCATACAAGTAAATCCGGCGATGAGTAAAATAACGGGATATTCCAAAGAAGAACTGTTGAGTTTGGATCTGCAAAAAGATCTGTATGTCCACGGAGATCAAAGATCATTCTTTTTGAATATGATTCTTCAGAATTCCAAGATAGAAGGAGAGATCGTTCAACTTAAAAAAAAGGACGGTTCCACGATCTACGTCGAAGTCTTTGCCGTGGCCCATTTTGATTCGAACGGAAACATGAAACAGATCGACGGAAGAATGATCGACATCAGTCCCAAAATCGCCGCGGAAGAAGAACGGAACTTTTATGAAAAAAAGCTTAGACAGTCTCAAAAATTGGAGGCGCTCGGCACTCTGATCTCGAGCGTAGCGCATGAGATCAATAACCCGCTCATGTGTATATTAGGATATTCTCAAATTCTAAGTTTGGAAATGACGGATCCCGCGCATATTAAGTTTGCGGGAATCATTACGGAAGAGGCGAAACGTCTGTCTTCGGTTGTGGTCAACCTTCTGGACTTTTCCAGAAAAGAATCTGATAGTTTTAAAAAGTACGATATCGCTCGCGTCGTCGAATCTGCGGTTTCTCTTTTGGACAACGTTTTTGAGAAAAACTACATTCTCGTAGAAACTGAGTTCGAACTAGATCTTCCTCTCGTTGAAATGAGAGAACAGTTGATTCGTCAGGTATTGATCAATCTTCTTGTCAATTCGAAGGACGCGTTGAATACGAAATACCCCGAGAGAAATCTCCATAAGAGAATCATAATACGCCTCGAAGCCTGCGTTTCGGAATCCGAACCTTATGTTAAGTTGACTCTCGAAGATTCGGGACAAGGAATCCCTTCGGAAATTTTAAAACAGATCTACGATCCTTTTTTTACTACCAAAAGAGAACAGGGTGGAACCGGGCTGGGGATTCCGATCAGCCAGGGGATTATCAAAGAACACAACGGTTTTTTTACGATACAATCGGTTTACAAACGTTATACGATTTGCACGATTCTTCTGCCCGTAACTCAAAGATAG
- the msrA gene encoding peptide-methionine (S)-S-oxide reductase MsrA — protein sequence MLYSKIFIVFFLGFFLSPLSAGPKTEKATFAGGCFWCMEGPFESLPGVISVTSGYAGGKEVNPTYEDVGYGRTGHRESVQIEYDPSKIRYSELLRVFWRQINPTDNGGQFADRGNQYRTGIFFHNESQKKAAEESKKELEKSGKFNAPIVVEIISFTSFYPAEGYHQNYYKTNPDHYKSYRKGSGREAYLENLWGKK from the coding sequence ATGCTCTACTCCAAAATTTTTATCGTTTTCTTTCTCGGATTTTTCCTTTCTCCTCTGAGCGCGGGTCCAAAGACGGAGAAGGCTACGTTCGCCGGCGGTTGTTTCTGGTGTATGGAAGGTCCGTTCGAATCCTTACCGGGAGTGATCTCAGTCACATCGGGTTATGCGGGAGGCAAAGAAGTCAATCCTACTTATGAAGACGTCGGTTACGGAAGAACTGGTCATAGAGAATCGGTTCAGATCGAATACGATCCTTCTAAGATTCGTTATTCCGAACTCTTACGCGTTTTTTGGAGACAGATCAATCCGACGGATAACGGAGGTCAGTTTGCGGACAGAGGCAATCAATATCGAACCGGAATTTTTTTTCACAACGAATCACAAAAGAAAGCCGCCGAAGAATCCAAAAAAGAATTGGAGAAGTCCGGTAAATTCAACGCTCCTATCGTTGTAGAAATCATTTCTTTTACTTCTTTTTATCCTGCGGAAGGTTATCATCAGAATTATTATAAGACCAACCCGGATCACTATAAATCGTATCGCAAAGGTTCGGGAAGAGAGGCTTACTTGGAAAATCTCTGGGGCAAAAAATAA
- a CDS encoding NAD(P)-binding protein, whose amino-acid sequence MKIAILGSGIAGLSACWYLSKEHEVVLMERHSLPGMDAHGTDVALKDRIFRFDVPFRAFKQNYYPCLIEMYREAGIEFRPVDYSFSLSERDGTTYFQFATFGLGGNFYPFVSPVCFKTGESRRIFGDTIRFYRESADQWESLKGEQLTISGFLQRFGYSKEFEDKYLVPMFATINTCTLKSAKNYPAEAVISYHAQGLKFLRFLTASHGTRDITTRLSVGAKEVRLKSNPKKIELNGKKVFVNFEDGREEFDRVVVATPANQAIGLLPDEMSREKELLASFRYEESEILMHTDSSFMPNKKSHWAPLCFTLSPETDKPSATIRLNKVLPEIGKEEIFQTWNPLGDPKAGTLISRSRFERPVIDLKNQKTIEELKSLQEQSGRKVWFCGSYARYGIPLLEAGVSTSLDVKRWVNESMRS is encoded by the coding sequence ATGAAAATCGCAATCTTAGGAAGTGGAATCGCGGGACTCAGCGCTTGTTGGTATCTGAGTAAAGAACACGAGGTTGTTCTCATGGAACGTCATTCACTTCCCGGAATGGATGCACACGGAACCGATGTGGCTCTCAAGGATAGAATTTTTAGATTCGACGTTCCTTTCAGAGCTTTCAAACAAAACTACTACCCCTGTCTGATCGAGATGTATCGCGAAGCGGGAATCGAATTTCGGCCCGTCGATTATTCTTTTTCGTTAAGCGAAAGAGACGGAACTACATACTTTCAATTTGCGACCTTCGGACTCGGAGGAAATTTTTATCCATTCGTTTCTCCCGTTTGTTTTAAGACCGGGGAATCCAGAAGAATTTTCGGAGACACGATTCGATTTTACAGAGAATCTGCGGACCAGTGGGAATCTCTGAAAGGCGAACAACTTACGATTTCGGGATTCTTACAAAGATTCGGTTATTCAAAAGAATTCGAAGATAAGTATTTGGTTCCCATGTTCGCGACGATCAACACTTGTACACTCAAGAGCGCGAAAAATTATCCTGCAGAGGCGGTGATCAGTTATCACGCTCAGGGTTTGAAATTTCTTAGATTCTTAACCGCGAGTCATGGAACGAGGGACATCACAACTCGTCTTTCCGTGGGCGCAAAAGAAGTACGTTTGAAATCGAATCCGAAAAAGATCGAACTCAACGGTAAAAAAGTTTTTGTGAACTTCGAAGACGGAAGAGAAGAATTTGATCGTGTCGTAGTTGCAACTCCGGCCAACCAAGCGATTGGACTTCTTCCGGACGAGATGAGTCGGGAAAAGGAGCTTCTCGCTTCCTTTCGTTACGAAGAATCTGAAATTCTCATGCACACCGATTCTTCTTTTATGCCCAATAAAAAAAGTCACTGGGCTCCTCTCTGTTTTACTCTTTCTCCCGAAACCGACAAACCGTCTGCGACGATTCGTCTCAACAAGGTTCTTCCCGAGATCGGAAAAGAAGAGATCTTTCAGACTTGGAATCCTTTAGGAGATCCGAAGGCGGGGACCTTGATTTCCCGTTCTCGTTTTGAAAGACCGGTGATCGATCTCAAAAATCAAAAGACCATCGAAGAACTAAAGAGTCTTCAAGAACAATCCGGAAGAAAAGTCTGGTTTTGCGGATCCTATGCAAGATATGGAATCCCTCTTCTCGAAGCGGGTGTTTCCACGTCCTTGGATGTAAAACGCTGGGTCAACGAATCGATGCGCTCTTAG
- a CDS encoding class I SAM-dependent methyltransferase, whose translation MTSAKRFGLEEAPNTLTHLLLNPKNSSWANFGFWKDTEDYPTACKTLASLLGKTADLKPEQEVLDLGFGCGDQFFVWKEEFSLPFSHLTGINPSPVQVEFAKNLLNEKKEILPKLICASLENTMSSFPEESFDRILCLDSAYFFPDRIRFCKEAFRVLKPKGRLVSVELILRDGRFGILDSLFRSFVCKLSGIPSKNRVTPNSLSRILKDVGFKTDEFTFLEKNVFRGFAKFLKEKTRPGQTEIPERIAAKYASFGKFLGGERMEKYFQFVLYSAEKPISGLNLQKNLS comes from the coding sequence ATGACCTCCGCAAAACGCTTCGGACTCGAAGAAGCTCCGAACACTCTGACTCATCTCCTTCTCAATCCTAAGAATTCTTCTTGGGCGAATTTCGGTTTTTGGAAAGACACGGAAGACTACCCGACCGCTTGCAAAACGTTAGCCTCTCTTTTAGGAAAGACGGCCGACTTAAAACCGGAACAAGAAGTTTTGGATCTCGGCTTCGGTTGTGGAGATCAGTTCTTTGTCTGGAAGGAAGAATTCTCACTCCCATTTTCTCATCTCACAGGAATCAATCCTTCTCCGGTTCAGGTTGAATTTGCAAAAAATCTCTTAAACGAAAAGAAGGAAATTCTACCCAAATTGATCTGCGCTTCTTTGGAAAATACGATGTCTTCTTTTCCTGAAGAAAGTTTTGATCGAATTCTTTGCTTGGACAGCGCCTATTTTTTTCCGGACCGAATTCGATTTTGTAAGGAAGCCTTTCGTGTTCTTAAACCCAAAGGACGTCTGGTTTCCGTGGAACTGATTCTCAGAGACGGGCGTTTTGGAATTTTAGATTCTTTGTTTCGAAGTTTTGTCTGCAAGCTCAGCGGAATTCCTTCCAAGAACCGAGTGACTCCGAATTCTCTTTCTCGAATTCTCAAGGACGTGGGTTTTAAAACCGATGAATTTACATTCTTAGAAAAAAACGTCTTTAGAGGATTTGCAAAATTCTTAAAAGAAAAAACGAGACCCGGTCAAACTGAAATTCCCGAGAGGATCGCGGCCAAATACGCGAGCTTCGGAAAATTCTTAGGGGGAGAAAGAATGGAAAAGTATTTCCAATTCGTTCTCTATTCCGCCGAAAAGCCGATATCGGGATTGAATCTTCAGAAAAATTTGTCGTAA
- a CDS encoding SET domain-containing protein, with translation MIEKRINKFGENGTFATKTIPQGTLLFSYSEWIEDEEFGWKVLTVEEAESLPDSEKDIFMKYGYDVDFGIVTGPTSGEYVINHSNFMNHSCDPNMWYDEDDNIVAKREILAGEELTIDYANFVVNFDQTFECGCGSANCRKFIRKDDWKLLINEYQMHFPKFIQKEIKKLYVKIPV, from the coding sequence ATGATCGAGAAACGAATCAACAAATTCGGGGAGAACGGAACCTTCGCGACGAAGACCATCCCCCAAGGAACTCTGCTGTTCAGTTACAGCGAGTGGATCGAGGATGAAGAGTTCGGGTGGAAAGTTCTGACGGTTGAAGAAGCCGAGTCTCTTCCCGATTCTGAGAAGGACATCTTCATGAAGTATGGATACGATGTGGATTTTGGAATCGTCACCGGGCCAACGAGCGGCGAATACGTAATCAACCATTCTAACTTTATGAATCATTCTTGTGATCCCAATATGTGGTATGACGAGGACGACAACATTGTCGCTAAGAGGGAAATTCTCGCCGGAGAAGAACTTACGATTGATTACGCAAATTTCGTAGTGAACTTCGACCAGACCTTCGAGTGCGGTTGCGGATCTGCCAACTGCAGAAAATTTATCCGAAAAGACGATTGGAAGCTTCTGATCAACGAGTATCAGATGCACTTTCCAAAATTCATCCAAAAAGAAATCAAAAAGCTGTACGTTAAAATTCCAGTATAG
- a CDS encoding DUF2179 domain-containing protein, translating into MELSFPSPGNPIFDYVLLPCFIFFSRVADVSIGTIRVILLTREKKAIAASLGFLEVLLWVVVITQVIKNLNNVFCYLAYAGGFATGTFIGMILEEKLAIGFSLLRIISPRNGSAIANKLSEAGYRVTTMDGQGSRGPVKIVFTVLKRKKIRQAMAIVKEVEPDVFYSIENARSTNTAISEDSPGLLSRGILERILKVRK; encoded by the coding sequence ATGGAACTGAGCTTTCCTTCTCCCGGTAATCCGATCTTTGATTACGTTCTTCTTCCTTGTTTTATCTTTTTTTCCAGAGTGGCCGACGTATCAATCGGAACGATCCGCGTCATTCTTCTCACCCGAGAGAAAAAAGCGATCGCGGCTTCGCTTGGATTTTTAGAAGTCCTCCTCTGGGTTGTAGTTATCACACAGGTCATCAAAAATCTGAACAACGTCTTCTGCTATCTTGCGTATGCCGGAGGTTTCGCGACTGGAACTTTTATCGGAATGATCTTAGAAGAAAAGTTGGCGATCGGTTTTTCTCTTCTTCGTATCATCTCTCCTCGAAACGGATCTGCGATCGCGAACAAACTTTCCGAAGCGGGTTATCGAGTCACTACGATGGACGGACAAGGAAGCAGAGGACCGGTGAAGATCGTCTTTACGGTTTTAAAAAGAAAAAAGATCCGCCAGGCAATGGCGATCGTAAAGGAAGTGGAACCCGACGTTTTCTATTCGATAGAAAACGCGAGAAGCACCAACACTGCGATTTCGGAAGATTCTCCAGGACTTCTCAGCAGAGGAATCCTGGAACGAATCTTAAAGGTCAGAAAATAG